A window from Oreochromis aureus strain Israel breed Guangdong linkage group 16, ZZ_aureus, whole genome shotgun sequence encodes these proteins:
- the LOC120433496 gene encoding olfactory receptor 13C2-like, whose amino-acid sequence MDEELNTTYVTLDGYIEVNKYRYVYFCIIFTLYIIIICSNSTIVYVIWIHKNLHEPMYIFIAALLLNCLLCITSVYPKLLIDFLSEKQVITYSACLFQFFIFYTLGSSELFLLAAMAYDRYVAICKPLEYPTIMNKTTVSIFLVVSWLIPAFHIAVQAIASAEATLCNFNLKGIFCNNAVYTLQCVRSRLIIVFGVVTLIDLIILPLLFIVFTYTNIFIISYQSCKEIRKKAAETCLPHLLVLISISCLSIYDVSIARVESDFPKIARFLMTLQIVLYHPLFNPFIYGLKMKEISKQLKRFFCHARIITCINYEC is encoded by the coding sequence atgGATGAGGAGTTAAATACCACCTATGTAACTCTAGATGGATACATTGAAGTTAACAAGTACagatatgtttatttttgtattatctttacattatacattataATAATCTGCAGTAATTCTACCATCGTGTACGTGATCTGGATTCATAAAAATCTTCATGAGCCTATGTACATTTTCATTGCAGCTTTGCTACTGAACTGTCTCCTTTGCATCACATCTGTTTACCCAAAACTTCTGATTgactttttatctgaaaaaCAAGTCATAACATATTCAGCCTgtctctttcagttttttatattttacactttAGGCAGTTCAGAGTTGTTTCTCTTGGCAGCCATGGCCTATGACAGATATGTGGCTATTTGTAAACCTCTTGAATATCCAACTATCATGAACAAAACCACTGTGAGCATTTTCCTGGTTGTATCTTGGCTTATACCTGCTTTTCATATTGCAGTCCAAGCAATAGCGAGTGCTGAAGCAACACTGTGTAACTTTAACTTAAAGggaatattttgtaataatgcaGTTTACACTCTTCAGTGTGTAAGGTCAAGATTAATTATTGTATTTGGAGTTGTTACTTTAATAGATCTTATAATACTTCCTCTGCTCTTCATAGTTTTCActtatacaaacatttttatcatttcataTCAAAGTTGTAAAGAAATTAGGAAGAAAGCTGCAGAGACCTGTTTACCCCACCTGTTAGTTTTAATCAGTATTTCCTGTCTAAGTATCTATGATGTAAGCATAGCTCGAGTGGAATCAGATTTTCCAAAAATTGCTCGATTCCTGATGACATTACAAATAGTGCTCTATCATCCATTGTTTAATCCATTCatttatgggctcaaaatgaaGGAAATTTCTAAACAGCTAAAAAGATTCTTTTGTCATGCCAGAATCATTACGTGTATTAACTATGAATGCTAA